Proteins from one Acanthopagrus latus isolate v.2019 chromosome 18, fAcaLat1.1, whole genome shotgun sequence genomic window:
- the ccnjl gene encoding cyclin-J-like protein produces the protein MGKMERELHWWKGQLAADIHQSLRIKELKLPVYRAHSPQIGMRRYFADLLAILSNRYQLCPTARHLAVYLLDLFMDHYDVAVKQLYVIALSCLLLASKFEEKEDRVPKLEQLNSLGFMCSLNLVLNKKDLIKMELLLLETFGWNLCMPTPAHFIDYYLHASVQEGDLYNGWPLSSLSKTKAFMDKYTHYFLEVSLQDHAFLSFRPSQVASACVAASRICLQISPSWTTALHLLTGYSWDHLSQCIELMLLAHDNDVKEANKTKSTPPHRPSSLQSQPQTSHLSPVSAIQRPASSSSSSTTSTPQLLFQPDGFPHLSQHSPSLSQLQVLADSQALGPVVNMSQDFLQSHRMGLLTGAHSMTPGGGFPSYPSLTSGLQPGARALPLQGPISVQMALAGEPRHCLSMAYSGSYLGAHHTFTAGCFDR, from the exons AtgggaaagatggagagggagtTGCATTGGTGGAAAGGACAGCTAGCTGCAGATATCCATCAATCCCTCCGCATCAAG gaGCTGAAGCTGCCGGTCTACCGGGCCCACTCCCCGCAGATTGGCATGCGACGGTACTTTGCAGACTTGTTGGCCATCCTGAGTAATCGCTACCAGCTATGTCCCACAGCACGCCACCTGGCCGTCTACCTGCTGGACTTGTTCATGGACCACTACGATGTGGCCGTCAAACAGCTCTATGTCATCGCCCTCTCCTGTCTGCTCCTAGCTA GTAAAtttgaggagaaggaggaccgGGTTCCCAAACTCGAGCAGCTGAACTCTCTGGGCTTCATGTGCAGCCTGAACTTGGTTCTCAACAAGAAGGATCTGATCAAAATGGAGCTTCTGCTGCTGGAGACCTTTGGCTGGAATTTGTGCATGCCCACACCCGCCCACTTTATTGACTACTACCTCCATGCCTCAGTGCAGGAGGGCGACCTCTACAACGGCTggcccctctcctccctctccaagACCAAGGCCTTCATGGACAAATACACTCACTACTTTCTAGAAGTCTCACTGCAAG atcatgcCTTCCTAAGTTTCAGACCATCCCAGGTTGCTTCTGCGTGTGTGGCAGCGTCGCGAATTTGCCTTCAGATTTCCCCAAGCTGGACGACTGCACTGCATCTGCTAACAGGCTACAGCTGGGACCACCTCAGTCAGTGCATTGAACTCATGTTGCT TGCTCATGACAATGACGTTAAAGAGGCCAACAAGACCAAATCCACTCCTCCTCACCggccctcctctctgcagtctcAGCCCCAGACCTCCCACCTTTCTCCGGTGTCAGCCATTCAGAGACCagcctcatcctcctcctcctccaccacctccacaccACAGCTGCTCTTTCAGCCGGATGGCTTTCCACATCTTTCCCAGCATTCCCCGTCCCTCTCCCAGCTTCAAGTGCTAGCTGACTCCCAGGCTTTGGGGCCTGTGGTGAACATGTCTCAGGACTTCCTTCAGAGCCACAGGATGGGTCTCCTTACTGGGGCCCATTCCATGACTCCTGGGGGTGGGTTTCCCTCCTACCCAAGCCTCACCTCTGGTCTCCAGCCTGGGGCTCGTGCGCTGCCTCTCCAGGGTCCCATTTCTGTTCAGATGGCCCTCGCTGGAGAGCCACGTCACTGTCTAAGTATGGCCTACAGCGGGAGTTACCTGGGGGCTCATCACACTTTCACAGCCGGCTGCTTTGACAGGTGA